The Cellulosimicrobium cellulans genome contains the following window.
GGTGCTCCCGTGATCTTCCAGGCGGGCGAGTCCGACGAGGGCCGCGACTTCGCCGCCCGGCACGCCGAGGGCATCTTCTCGCGGTACCTCGAGCCCGAGGCGGCGGCCGCGTTCGCCGCCGACCTGCGCCGTCGGCTCGTCGCGCACGGACGCCCCGCGGACGACCTGCGGATCTTCCCCGCGGCGAGCATCACCCTGGGAGACACCGCGGCGGAGGCGCGGGAGAAGGCGGAGTGGTTCCACCGCCGGACCTGGACGGACCGCATGGTCGTCGCGGTGGTCGAGGCGGTGTGGGGGCGCGACCTCTCGTGGCTCGACCCCGACGGCCCGCTGCCCGACGTGGATCCCGTCTCGGCCGAGCAGACGCGCACCCACGGCGTCGTCAACAGCCGCGACAACCCCGTGGAGACCGCGGCCGCGTGGCGCCGCCTCAGCGCCGAGCAGGGACTGACCGTGCGCGGCCTCGTCGACTCGCTGCACGCCGCGGCCGCGTTCGTCGGGACGCCGTCGTCGGTCGCGGACCGGCTGGCGGCGGCGGTGCGGGCCGGGGAGCTCGACGGCATCAACCTCACGCCGCAGTCGGTCCCGGACGGGTTCGACGACGTCGTCGACCGGCTGGTGCCCGAGCTCCAGGAACGGGGCGTGTACCGCACCCGCTACCCCGGCACGACGCTGCGCGAGAACCTCGGT
Protein-coding sequences here:
- a CDS encoding LLM class flavin-dependent oxidoreductase, producing the protein MSAPTAPSATGRPRRELHLAAFFPFGPHYDWTSVADPTTYYDAETYAALARAAERGLFSAMFLGDSQRLREHLGRVNDTVVTGRPDQLVLFAHLAARTQHLGFVATLNTTFAAPADLAARVATVDRLSGGRAGWNVVTTNDAWTGANFRRGGYLPRSERYRSAEEHLALVHALWDADRGVTVRRTGTHHDVVATATLPPSAQGAPVIFQAGESDEGRDFAARHAEGIFSRYLEPEAAAAFAADLRRRLVAHGRPADDLRIFPAASITLGDTAAEAREKAEWFHRRTWTDRMVVAVVEAVWGRDLSWLDPDGPLPDVDPVSAEQTRTHGVVNSRDNPVETAAAWRRLSAEQGLTVRGLVDSLHAAAAFVGTPSSVADRLAAAVRAGELDGINLTPQSVPDGFDDVVDRLVPELQERGVYRTRYPGTTLRENLGLRAPVHLRLAAAG